A single genomic interval of Primulina huaijiensis isolate GDHJ02 chromosome 7, ASM1229523v2, whole genome shotgun sequence harbors:
- the LOC140981747 gene encoding uncharacterized protein isoform X1: MDDWDAQKMLDKYIHDYMIRKNLHTAAEIFANEADISPEPAAVNPPEGFLTEWWSLFWDVYSAKLPNPEETKGSSDKNVGSVSQRPDMNHMLPSVCPQLPTPRLPDFLQNVYSTVIPRPDMGNMLQSAPPTMMSRQELNWNGLGLPPVLDTTIGQEQPVTNWISENMSEQKRLMLSARDLNFNARLLNVDQLSEQERLMLSAGDLNFNARLLNVDQLASLAPFSINSRYFQKRVPQKPHRFVLTNGRSCTYVGGSSAAKAVPHEALKLKRPKTEPDDAGRDNENERVSSGGWPSSQDDISYSVEQSVGKHIFTNLGSCPFVDDGLNGKDLQSRQIATSMDPLDSYIKSFFSNEEVPNDISSSFCTSQRSSLSRVEFQPKAN, from the exons ATGGACGACTGGGATGCGCAGAAGAT GCTCGACAAATACATTCATGATTACATGATCAGGAAGAACTTGCACACGGCTGCTGAGATTTTCGCCAACGAGGCTGATATTTCCCCCGAGCCTGCTG CTGTCAATCCTCCTGAAGGATTTCTGACAGAATGGTGGTCCTTATTTTGGGATGTATACTCTGCTAAACTTCCAAATCCCGAGGAAACGAAAGGCTCCTCTGACAAG AACGTTGGTTCAGTGTCGCAAAGGCCAGATATGAATCATATGCTACCGAGTGTCTGTCCCCAACTGCCAACACCGAGACTTCCTGATTTTCTACAAAATGTCTATTCAACAGTAATTCCAAGGCCAGATATGGGGAATATGCTGCAAAGTGCTCCTCCAACAATGATGTCAAGGCAAGAACTGAACTGGAATGGTCTTGGACTGCCTCCAGTGTTGGACACCACCATAGGCCAAGAGCAACCGGTAACAAATTGGATATCCGAAAATATGTCAGAGCAAAAGCGTCTCATGCTCTCTGCCAGGGACTTGAACTTTAACGCACGGCTTCTTAATGTTGATCAATTGTCAGAACAAGAGCGTCTCATGCTCTCTGCCGGGGACTTGAACTTTAACGCACGGCTTCTTAATGTTGATCAATTAGCAAGCTTGGCGCCATTTTCGATTAACTCCCG TTATTTCCAGAAGAGAGTTCCACAGAAGCCTCATCGCTTTGTTCTCACT AATGGCAGGTCTTGTACGTATGTGGGGGGCTCCTCAGCTGCAAAGGCAGTGCCTCATGAAGCGTTGAAACTGAAACGACCTAAAACCGAACCTGATGATGCTG GAAGGGACAATGAAAATGAACGTGTTTCATCTGGTGGCTGGCCTTCCAGT CAGGATGATATATCTTACTCGGTGGAACAATCGGTGGGAAAGCATATATTTACCAATTTGGGTAGTTGTCCTTTTGTTGATGATGGCTTAAATGGAAAAGATTTGCAA aGTCGTCAAATAGCAACGAGCATGGATCCTTTGGATAGTTACATCAAATCTTTTTTCTCAAATGAAGAAGTCCCGAATGACATAAGCTCTTCTTTTTGTACTTCGCAACGAAGTTCTCTATCTCGAGTAGAATTTCAGCCAAAAG CCAATTGA
- the LOC140981403 gene encoding small ribosomal subunit protein uS5c isoform X2 → MSAAAASLSAALSSVFLHYHREQIPSRVSFSRPLFQSSKPSFYVQSKPQNLTPPKASDPETTYFDTADPDEVYTFSPPERPEGFIPPPSFDEGPIESEEDIARAYEELYGPAYSGESFLGNDVYVMDSKVKKRTGLGSQMKKEKVRDGFDERVVQVRRVTKVVKGGKQLHFRAVVVVGDKQGNVGVGVGKAKEVVAAVQKSAINARRNIITVPMTKYKTFPHRSEADYGAAKVMLRPASPGTGVIAGGSVRIVLEMAGVENALGKQLGSNNALNNARATVVAVQQMRQFSEVAEERGIPMEELWK, encoded by the exons ATGTCTGCCGCCGCGGCCTCCCTGTCCGCCGCACTCTCCTCCGTCTTCCTGCACTACCATCGTGAACAAATTCCATCTCGTGTTTCTTTTTCACGACCGCTTTTCCAATCCTCAAAACCATCTTTCTACGTCCAATCAAAACCTCAGAACCTCACTCCACCCAAGGCCTCCGACCCTGAAACCACGTACTTCGATACCGCTGATCCCGACGAGGTCTATACATTCAGCCCTCCCGAGCGCCCTGAAGGCTTCATACCACCACCTTCATTTGACGAAGGTCCCATCGAATCAGAAGAAGACATCGCCAGAGCCTATGAGGAGCTTTACGGGCCTGCTTATAGCGGCGAATCGTTCCTGGGTAATGATGTGTACGTAATGGACTCTAAGGTGAAGAAAAGAACTGGGCTCGGGTCCCAGATGAAGAAAGAGAAGGTGAGAGATGGATTTGATGAGAGAGTTGTTCAGGTTAGGAGGGTGACTAAGGTGGTCAAGGGAGGGAAACAGCTGCATTTCAGGGCAGTTGTGGTGGTGGGCGATAAGCAAGGGAATGTCGGAGTTGGTGTGGGCAAGGCAAAGGAGGTTGTTGCTGCTGTTCAGAAATCGGCTATTAATGCTCGCAGGAATATTATAACAGTGCCTATGACCAAATACAAGACATTTCCTCACAG ATCAGAAGCAGACTATGGGGCAGCTAAGGTGATGCTTAGACCTGCTTCACCTGGTACGGGTGTCATTGCTGGAGGCTCTGTAAGGATTGTTTTAGAGATGGCTGGTGTTGAGAACGCTCTGGGAAAGCAGCTTGGCAGCAACAATGCTCTAAACAATGCCAGAGCCACGGTTGTTGCTGTACAACAGATGAGACAATTCAGTGAAGTTGCTGAAGAGCGTGGCATCCCAATGGAAGAATTGTGGAAGTGA
- the LOC140980576 gene encoding protein PLANT CADMIUM RESISTANCE 11-like isoform X1, with protein sequence MTTEMEVKGGASAEGVEEENLLMEGVAVLDFDMLCSTVAMQAHKGKWGKVSDDHEEENLVSEYQNGGGVFRLWEGEIIYDCFDDQRVALQSTCCPCYRFGKNMKRAGFGSCFLQGSIHFILAVAALCNMLAFIFTRRRCFLYLAIVFTVSVGTYIGFYRTLIRKRFNIKGSDSSFDDCVYHLICPCCALCQESRTLEMNNVQDGIWNGRGDTICIGIGNVSTKSPVCLGMQKDTNDS encoded by the exons ATGACGACGGAGATGGAGGTGAAAGGTGGTGCATCGGCGGAGGGTGTGGAGGAGGAGAATTTGTTGATGGAAGGGGTGGCCGTGTTGGATTTTGATATGCTTTGTTCAACGGTTGCCATGCAGGCTCACAAGGGGAAATGGGGAAAAGTGAGTGATGACCACGAGGAAGAAAATCTTGTATCTGAGTATCAAAATGGAGGGGGAGTTTTTAGGTTGTGGGAAGGTGAGATTATTTACGACTGTTTTGACGATCAACGCGTAGCTCTTCAATCCACATG TTGTCCATGTTATAGATTTGGCAAGAATATGAAACGAGCTGGATTTGGTTCTTGTTTTCTTCAG GGATCTATTCACTTTATTCTTGCAGTTGCAGCCCTGTGCAACATGCTAGCATTTATATTTACTCGGAGACGTTGCTTCCTTTATTTGGCCATTGTATTTACAGTTTCAGTTGGAACATATATTGGATTTTACCGGACACTGATTAGGAAAAGGTTCAATATAAAA GGTAGTGATAGTTCTTTCGATGACTGTGTGTACCACCTTATTTGCCCGTGCTGCGCTTTATGTCAG GAGTCAAGAACATTGGAGATGAACAACGTCCAAGATGGTATCTGGAATGGCAGAGGGGACACCATATGTATAGGTATAGGCAACGTGTCAACAAAGTCGCCTGTATGCTTAGGCATGCAAAAAGACACAAATGACAGTTAG
- the LOC140980575 gene encoding uncharacterized protein, with the protein MAASHYQVGEMDSGTADSLASTPRSDHYHQIHDDGAAMQQPRVRFMCSFGGKIIPRPHDNELRYVGGDTRIVVVHRHTTFNSLLSKLSKLAGTANISIKYQLPNEDLDALITVTADEDIENMMEEYDRLSQNKSARLRLFLFNIDDTSSRTTSISSLLDGSAKRENWFVDVLNGGPDSGPVLERGRSEVSSIVSEVPDYLFGLDNQDDALKEPKLRNKNLLNDSVSISDPGSPAPVVSSPFGSTSSSLAPPNVQAIPDLPPVKTKPFNPVQTMGQVKENRVDDEMLGENTGPPQPPVYSSGPGPMWHYPGPAMQPVPAVYYVPGGHQVQPANISVQPFPMQAQYVQPYPVVQSQVPVGFPQTVSSMGQVYGASVRTYDLNSRVVHDGANQAMYFSKGVRNAAIVQGPYPGMFASGVDEIHGLDVAGHGQLPQGP; encoded by the coding sequence ATGGCAGCTTCACACTACCAGGTAGGTGAAATGGACTCAGGCACTGCTGATTCGTTGGCGTCGACGCCGCGCTCAGATCACTATCATCAAATCCACGATGACGGCGCCGCGATGCAGCAGCCTAGGGTCAGGTTTATGTGTAGCTTTGGAGGGAAAATCATCCCCCGCCCGCATGATAACGAGCTCCGTTACGTCGGCGGAGACACCCGAATTGTGGTGGTTCACCGACACACAACCTTCAATTCTCTTCTCTCAAAGCTCTCGAAGCTGGCGGGCACAGCCAACATCAGCATAAAGTACCAGCTTCCGAACGAAGACCTCGACGCTCTGATAACTGTCACCGCCGACGAGGATATTGAGAACATGATGGAAGAGTATGATCGGCTCTCTCAGAATAAATCGGCTAGGCTTAGGCTCTTTCTTTTCAATATCGATGATACAAGCTCCAGAACCACCAGTATAAGTTCGCTCCTCGACGGCTCCGCTAAGCGCGAGAACTGGTTCGTCGACGTCCTGAATGGCGGGCCGGATTCGGGCCCGGTTCTGGAGCGTGGCCGGTCCGAGGTTTCATCCATCGTCTCCGAAGTTCCGGATTACTTATTCGGGTTGGATAATCAGGATGACGCGTTAAAAGAACCCAAGCTCAGAAACAAAAACCTTTTGAACGACAGTGTTTCCATATCTGATCCGGGTTCACCTGCTCCGGTTGTTTCTTCGCCTTTCGGTTCCACTTCATCATCCCTGGCACCACCCAACGTGCAAGCAATTCCAGATCTTCCGCCTGTGAAAACCAAACCTTTTAACCCTGTTCAAACTATGGGCCAAGTGAAGGAAAATCGAGTTGATGATGAGATGCTCGGCGAAAATACAGGCCCTCCTCAGCCACCAGTATATTCCAGTGGGCCAGGACCCATGTGGCACTACCCTGGTCCAGCTATGCAACCCGTGCCGGCTGTTTACTACGTGCCCGGTGGgcatcaagttcaacccgctaATATTTCGGTGCAACCGTTCCCAATGCAGGCTCAATATGTCCAACCATACCCAGTTGTTCAGAGTCAAGTACCCGTTGGGTTTCCTCAAACCGTATCAAGCATGGGTCAAGTATATGGGGCGAGTGTCAGGACTTACGATTTGAATTCCCGAGTTGTTCACGATGGTGCGAATCAAGCGATGTATTTCTCAAAAGGGGTTAGAAATGCAGCCATCGTTCAAGGTCCTTATCCAGGCATGTTTGCTTCTGGTGTGGATGAAATACACGGGCTTGATGTAGCGGGGCACGGGCAGTTACCTCAGGGACCATGA
- the LOC140981747 gene encoding uncharacterized protein isoform X2, whose translation MDDWDAQKMLDKYIHDYMIRKNLHTAAEIFANEADISPEPAAVNPPEGFLTEWWSLFWDVYSAKLPNPEETKGSSDKNVGSVSQRPDMNHMLPSVCPQLPTPRLPDFLQNVYSTVIPRPDMGNMLQSAPPTMMSRQELNWNGLGLPPVLDTTIGQEQPVTNWISENMSEQKRLMLSARDLNFNARLLNVDQLSEQERLMLSAGDLNFNARLLNVDQLASLAPFSINSRYFQKRVPQKPHRFVLTNGRSCTYVGGSSAAKAVPHEALKLKRPKTEPDDAGRDNENERVSSGGWPSSDDISYSVEQSVGKHIFTNLGSCPFVDDGLNGKDLQSRQIATSMDPLDSYIKSFFSNEEVPNDISSSFCTSQRSSLSRVEFQPKAN comes from the exons ATGGACGACTGGGATGCGCAGAAGAT GCTCGACAAATACATTCATGATTACATGATCAGGAAGAACTTGCACACGGCTGCTGAGATTTTCGCCAACGAGGCTGATATTTCCCCCGAGCCTGCTG CTGTCAATCCTCCTGAAGGATTTCTGACAGAATGGTGGTCCTTATTTTGGGATGTATACTCTGCTAAACTTCCAAATCCCGAGGAAACGAAAGGCTCCTCTGACAAG AACGTTGGTTCAGTGTCGCAAAGGCCAGATATGAATCATATGCTACCGAGTGTCTGTCCCCAACTGCCAACACCGAGACTTCCTGATTTTCTACAAAATGTCTATTCAACAGTAATTCCAAGGCCAGATATGGGGAATATGCTGCAAAGTGCTCCTCCAACAATGATGTCAAGGCAAGAACTGAACTGGAATGGTCTTGGACTGCCTCCAGTGTTGGACACCACCATAGGCCAAGAGCAACCGGTAACAAATTGGATATCCGAAAATATGTCAGAGCAAAAGCGTCTCATGCTCTCTGCCAGGGACTTGAACTTTAACGCACGGCTTCTTAATGTTGATCAATTGTCAGAACAAGAGCGTCTCATGCTCTCTGCCGGGGACTTGAACTTTAACGCACGGCTTCTTAATGTTGATCAATTAGCAAGCTTGGCGCCATTTTCGATTAACTCCCG TTATTTCCAGAAGAGAGTTCCACAGAAGCCTCATCGCTTTGTTCTCACT AATGGCAGGTCTTGTACGTATGTGGGGGGCTCCTCAGCTGCAAAGGCAGTGCCTCATGAAGCGTTGAAACTGAAACGACCTAAAACCGAACCTGATGATGCTG GAAGGGACAATGAAAATGAACGTGTTTCATCTGGTGGCTGGCCTTCCAGT GATGATATATCTTACTCGGTGGAACAATCGGTGGGAAAGCATATATTTACCAATTTGGGTAGTTGTCCTTTTGTTGATGATGGCTTAAATGGAAAAGATTTGCAA aGTCGTCAAATAGCAACGAGCATGGATCCTTTGGATAGTTACATCAAATCTTTTTTCTCAAATGAAGAAGTCCCGAATGACATAAGCTCTTCTTTTTGTACTTCGCAACGAAGTTCTCTATCTCGAGTAGAATTTCAGCCAAAAG CCAATTGA
- the LOC140980576 gene encoding uncharacterized protein isoform X2, whose amino-acid sequence MTTEMEVKGGASAEGVEEENLLMEGVAVLDFDMLCSTVAMQAHKGKWGKVSDDHEEENLVSEYQNGGGVFRLWEGEIIYDCFDDQRVALQSTCCPCYRFGKNMKRAGFGSCFLQGSDSSFDDCVYHLICPCCALCQESRTLEMNNVQDGIWNGRGDTICIGIGNVSTKSPVCLGMQKDTNDS is encoded by the exons ATGACGACGGAGATGGAGGTGAAAGGTGGTGCATCGGCGGAGGGTGTGGAGGAGGAGAATTTGTTGATGGAAGGGGTGGCCGTGTTGGATTTTGATATGCTTTGTTCAACGGTTGCCATGCAGGCTCACAAGGGGAAATGGGGAAAAGTGAGTGATGACCACGAGGAAGAAAATCTTGTATCTGAGTATCAAAATGGAGGGGGAGTTTTTAGGTTGTGGGAAGGTGAGATTATTTACGACTGTTTTGACGATCAACGCGTAGCTCTTCAATCCACATG TTGTCCATGTTATAGATTTGGCAAGAATATGAAACGAGCTGGATTTGGTTCTTGTTTTCTTCAG GGTAGTGATAGTTCTTTCGATGACTGTGTGTACCACCTTATTTGCCCGTGCTGCGCTTTATGTCAG GAGTCAAGAACATTGGAGATGAACAACGTCCAAGATGGTATCTGGAATGGCAGAGGGGACACCATATGTATAGGTATAGGCAACGTGTCAACAAAGTCGCCTGTATGCTTAGGCATGCAAAAAGACACAAATGACAGTTAG
- the LOC140981800 gene encoding equilibrative nucleotide transporter 3-like isoform X2, with the protein MTTNLDTSEITSPSRLEGKYKAILVCCFLGMGSLISWNSMLTIGDYYYDLFPNYHPARVLTLVYQPFALGTMMILAYNEARIDTRKRNLFGYILFCLSTFGLLLIDLGYSGKGGIGNYIAICLFVAAFGVADAHVQGGMVGDLSFMCPEFIQSFFVGLAASGALTSTLRLITKAAFDKTNHGLRKGVMLFLAISTFLEFLCIFLYAFVFAKLPIVKYYRKKAASEGSKTVSADLAAAGIDTVHNKTGGDDKDDRLSNKQLLLQNIDYALDLYLIYVLTLSIFPGFLYENTGLHHLGSWYAVVLVAMYNVWDLIARYLPLIKSIKMESRKGLFIASLARFLLIPAFYFTAKYGDQGWMIMLVSFLGLTNGYLTVCVLTTAPKGYKVFFLVSLLTGFG; encoded by the exons ATGACTACTAATCTTGATACAAGTGAGATAACCAGTCCCAGCAGGCTTGAG GGAAAGTACAAGGCAATTCTGGTCTGTTGTTTTCTTGGAATGGGGTCACTTATTTCTTGGAATAGCATGTTGACAATAGGAGACTACTATTACGACTTGTTCCCG AATTACCATCCTGCAAGGGTACTCACCCTTGTTTATCAACCATTTGCGCTTGGTACAATGATGATTCTTGCTTATAATGAGGCAAGAATCGACACAAGGAAACGTAACTTGTTTGGATATATTCTTTTCTGCTTGAGTACCTTTGGACTTCTGCTG ATAGATCTAGGATATTCAGGGAAAGGAGGAATTGGAAATTATATTGCCATTTGTCTTTTTGTTGCTGCGTTTGGTGTCGCAGATGCCCATGTTCAAGGTGGAATGGTCGGGGATCTGTCTTTCATGTGTCCTGAATTCATCCAA TCATTCTTTGTTGGCTTGGCTGCATCTGGTGCACTCACTTCTACCTTGAGGCTAATTACTAAAGCTGCATTTGATAAAACAAACCACGGGCTTCGTAAAGGCGTTA TGTTGTTTCTTGCCATCTCGACATTCTTGGAGTTTCTGTGTATTTTCCTATATGCATTCGTCTTTGCTAAACTACCGATTGTCAAGTACTATCGTAAAAAGGCAGCTTCTGAAGGGTCAAAAACAGTTTCTGCTGATCTTGCTGCTGCTGGCATTGACACCGTACACAACAAAACG GGTGGAGATGATAAAGACGATCGCCTAAGCAACAAACAATTGTTACTTCAAAACATTGATTATGCACTGGATCTCTACTTAATATATGTCCTCACTCTATCAATTTTTCCTGGATTCCTGTACGAAAACACCGGCTTACACCATCTGGGATCTTG GTACGCTGTTGTGCTCGTTGCGATGTACAACGTGTGGGATCTTATAGCCAGATACCTTCCTCTCATTAAGAGTATCAAAATGGAATCACGAAAGGGTCTTTTTATTGCATCCTTGGCACGTTTCTTGCTCATTCCAGCTTTCTACTTTACAGCAAAGTATGGAGACCAGGGATGGATGATAATGCTTGTGTCTTTTTTAGGCCTAACCAATGGGTACCTCACAGTGTGTGTTCTTACAACTGCTCCAAAGGGTTACAAG GTATTTTTTCTGGTGTCGCTCTTGACTGGCTTTGGATAA
- the LOC140981800 gene encoding equilibrative nucleotide transporter 3-like isoform X1, whose protein sequence is MTTNLDTSEITSPSRLEGKYKAILVCCFLGMGSLISWNSMLTIGDYYYDLFPNYHPARVLTLVYQPFALGTMMILAYNEARIDTRKRNLFGYILFCLSTFGLLLIDLGYSGKGGIGNYIAICLFVAAFGVADAHVQGGMVGDLSFMCPEFIQSFFVGLAASGALTSTLRLITKAAFDKTNHGLRKGVMLFLAISTFLEFLCIFLYAFVFAKLPIVKYYRKKAASEGSKTVSADLAAAGIDTVHNKTGGDDKDDRLSNKQLLLQNIDYALDLYLIYVLTLSIFPGFLYENTGLHHLGSWYAVVLVAMYNVWDLIARYLPLIKSIKMESRKGLFIASLARFLLIPAFYFTAKYGDQGWMIMLVSFLGLTNGYLTVCVLTTAPKGYKAPEQNALGNLLVLFLLGGIFSGVALDWLWIIGNGKF, encoded by the exons ATGACTACTAATCTTGATACAAGTGAGATAACCAGTCCCAGCAGGCTTGAG GGAAAGTACAAGGCAATTCTGGTCTGTTGTTTTCTTGGAATGGGGTCACTTATTTCTTGGAATAGCATGTTGACAATAGGAGACTACTATTACGACTTGTTCCCG AATTACCATCCTGCAAGGGTACTCACCCTTGTTTATCAACCATTTGCGCTTGGTACAATGATGATTCTTGCTTATAATGAGGCAAGAATCGACACAAGGAAACGTAACTTGTTTGGATATATTCTTTTCTGCTTGAGTACCTTTGGACTTCTGCTG ATAGATCTAGGATATTCAGGGAAAGGAGGAATTGGAAATTATATTGCCATTTGTCTTTTTGTTGCTGCGTTTGGTGTCGCAGATGCCCATGTTCAAGGTGGAATGGTCGGGGATCTGTCTTTCATGTGTCCTGAATTCATCCAA TCATTCTTTGTTGGCTTGGCTGCATCTGGTGCACTCACTTCTACCTTGAGGCTAATTACTAAAGCTGCATTTGATAAAACAAACCACGGGCTTCGTAAAGGCGTTA TGTTGTTTCTTGCCATCTCGACATTCTTGGAGTTTCTGTGTATTTTCCTATATGCATTCGTCTTTGCTAAACTACCGATTGTCAAGTACTATCGTAAAAAGGCAGCTTCTGAAGGGTCAAAAACAGTTTCTGCTGATCTTGCTGCTGCTGGCATTGACACCGTACACAACAAAACG GGTGGAGATGATAAAGACGATCGCCTAAGCAACAAACAATTGTTACTTCAAAACATTGATTATGCACTGGATCTCTACTTAATATATGTCCTCACTCTATCAATTTTTCCTGGATTCCTGTACGAAAACACCGGCTTACACCATCTGGGATCTTG GTACGCTGTTGTGCTCGTTGCGATGTACAACGTGTGGGATCTTATAGCCAGATACCTTCCTCTCATTAAGAGTATCAAAATGGAATCACGAAAGGGTCTTTTTATTGCATCCTTGGCACGTTTCTTGCTCATTCCAGCTTTCTACTTTACAGCAAAGTATGGAGACCAGGGATGGATGATAATGCTTGTGTCTTTTTTAGGCCTAACCAATGGGTACCTCACAGTGTGTGTTCTTACAACTGCTCCAAAGGGTTACAAG GCACCGGAGCAGAATGCATTGGGTAATCTGTTGGTACTGTTTCTTCTTGGAGGTATTTTTTCTGGTGTCGCTCTTGACTGGCTTTGGATAATCGGTAATGGGAAGTTCTGA
- the LOC140981403 gene encoding small ribosomal subunit protein uS5c isoform X1 — protein sequence MSAAAASLSAALSSVFLHYHREQIPSRVSFSRPLFQSSKPSFYVQSKPQNLTPPKASDPETTYFDTADPDEVYTFSPPERPEGFIPPPSFDEGPIESEEDIARAYEELYGPAYSGESFLGNDVYVMDSKVKKRTGLGSQMKKEKVRDGFDERVVQVRRVTKVVKGGKQLHFRAVVVVGDKQGNVGVGVGKAKEVVAAVQKSAINARRNIITVPMTKYKTFPHSSDGRSEADYGAAKVMLRPASPGTGVIAGGSVRIVLEMAGVENALGKQLGSNNALNNARATVVAVQQMRQFSEVAEERGIPMEELWK from the exons ATGTCTGCCGCCGCGGCCTCCCTGTCCGCCGCACTCTCCTCCGTCTTCCTGCACTACCATCGTGAACAAATTCCATCTCGTGTTTCTTTTTCACGACCGCTTTTCCAATCCTCAAAACCATCTTTCTACGTCCAATCAAAACCTCAGAACCTCACTCCACCCAAGGCCTCCGACCCTGAAACCACGTACTTCGATACCGCTGATCCCGACGAGGTCTATACATTCAGCCCTCCCGAGCGCCCTGAAGGCTTCATACCACCACCTTCATTTGACGAAGGTCCCATCGAATCAGAAGAAGACATCGCCAGAGCCTATGAGGAGCTTTACGGGCCTGCTTATAGCGGCGAATCGTTCCTGGGTAATGATGTGTACGTAATGGACTCTAAGGTGAAGAAAAGAACTGGGCTCGGGTCCCAGATGAAGAAAGAGAAGGTGAGAGATGGATTTGATGAGAGAGTTGTTCAGGTTAGGAGGGTGACTAAGGTGGTCAAGGGAGGGAAACAGCTGCATTTCAGGGCAGTTGTGGTGGTGGGCGATAAGCAAGGGAATGTCGGAGTTGGTGTGGGCAAGGCAAAGGAGGTTGTTGCTGCTGTTCAGAAATCGGCTATTAATGCTCGCAGGAATATTATAACAGTGCCTATGACCAAATACAAGACATTTCCTCACAG TTCCGATGGCAGATCAGAAGCAGACTATGGGGCAGCTAAGGTGATGCTTAGACCTGCTTCACCTGGTACGGGTGTCATTGCTGGAGGCTCTGTAAGGATTGTTTTAGAGATGGCTGGTGTTGAGAACGCTCTGGGAAAGCAGCTTGGCAGCAACAATGCTCTAAACAATGCCAGAGCCACGGTTGTTGCTGTACAACAGATGAGACAATTCAGTGAAGTTGCTGAAGAGCGTGGCATCCCAATGGAAGAATTGTGGAAGTGA
- the LOC140981830 gene encoding uncharacterized protein: MEKNRSEGNLKQEEDQQQIAPRRLMAAVNHQEHPTPLPPKKCPRCDSGNTKFCYYNNYSLSQPRYFCKSCRRYWTDGGAMRNVPVGGGGRKSKRPKPSYAVTSSGEAPRTGSSSPSVSTHNMTGMISGQPVRPLPLALQPMSSFYPGGPFLSSLAAMQSFMQQPMIGTSQGPGVNFASSSRFSVGGGPAGGCGNAAPLPGIYLPSLKPQAPQQFNSQNGFYRSNQSLVNPSNPVLNSWTQAVTNRKAGNISSASPSFWDGGAGDVTGNLMAIPSMNPNPWSENDLPGFDPSQ; this comes from the coding sequence ATGGAGAAAAACAGGAGTGAAGGGAATTTGAAGCAGGAGGAAGATCAGCAGCAGATTGCTCCCAGGAGGCTTATGGCGGCGGTGAACCACCAAGAACACCCAACTCCATTGCCGCCCAAGAAATGCCCGCGGTGTGACTCGGGTAACACCAAGTTTTGTTATTACAACAATTACAGCCTCTCCCAGCCGCGCTATTTCTGCAAATCTTGCAGGAGGTACTGGACAGACGGAGGGGCAATGAGGAATGTACCCGTCGGCGGTGGTGGCAGGAAGAGCAAGCGCCCCAAGCCCTCTTACGCTGTTACGAGCAGCGGTGAGGCTCCAAGAACCGGATCTTCGTCGCCCTCTGTATCGACCCATAATATGACTGGTATGATTTCGGGTCAACCTGTCAGGCCTTTACCACTGGCACTTCAACCCATGAGTTCTTTCTACCCCGGGGGTCCGTTTTTGTCATCTTTGGCTGCCATGCAATCCTTTATGCAGCAACCAATGATCGGGACCAGTCAAGGCCCGGGGGTGAATTTTGCTAGCAGCAGCCGATTCAGCGTAGGAGGCGGCCCTGCTGGTGGTTGCGGAAATGCCGCACCTCTTCCAGGGATTTATCTTCCATCCTTGAAACCGCAGGCGCCGCAACAATTTAATTCACAAAATGGATTTTATCGATCGAATCAAAGCTTGGTCAACCCTTCAAACCCTGTGCTGAACTCTTGGACCCAAGCCGTCACCAACAGAAAAGCAGGCAATATATCATCAGCGAGCCCCAGTTTCTGGGATGGTGGTGCAGGAGACGTCACCGGAAATCTTATGGCCATTCCTTCCATGAATCCAAATCCTTGGTCTGAAAATGATCTTCCAGGCTTCGATCCATCTCAATAA